A window of the Callospermophilus lateralis isolate mCalLat2 chromosome 7, mCalLat2.hap1, whole genome shotgun sequence genome harbors these coding sequences:
- the Pex19 gene encoding peroxisomal biogenesis factor 19: MAAAPEDCGVGAEADRELEELLESALDDFDKAKPSPAPPPTTTAPDASGPQKRSPGDTAKDALFASQEKFFQELFDSELASQATAEFEKAMKELAEEEPHLVEQFQKLSEAAGRVGSDATSQQEFTSCLKETLSGLAKNATDLQNSGMSEEELTKAMEGLGMDEGDGEGNILPIMQSIMQNLLSKDVLYPSLKEITEKYPEWLQSHRESLPPEQFEKYQEQHSVMGKICEQFEAETPTDSEATQKARFETVLDLMQQLQDLGHPPKELAGEMPPGLNFDLDALNLSGPPGASGEQCLIM, encoded by the exons ATGGCGGCTGCTCCGGAAGACTGTGGTGTTGGGGCCGAAGCGGACCGGGAATTGGAGGAGCTTCTGGAAA GTGCTCTTGATGATTTCGATAAAGCCAAACCCTCCCCAGCACCCCCTCCTACCACCACGGCCCCCGATGCCTCAGGGCCCCAGAAGAGATCGCCAGGAGACACTGCCAAA GATGCCCTCTTCGCCTCCCAAGAGAAGTTTTTCCAGGAACTATTCGACAGCGAGctggcttcccaagccactgcagAGTTCGAGAAGGCAATGAAGGAGTTGGCTGAGGAAGAGCCCCACCTGGTGGAGCAGTTCCAAAAGCTCTCAGAGGCTGCTGGAAGAGTGG GCAGTGATGCAACCTCCCAACAAGAATTTACTTCTTGTCTAAAGGAGACATTAAGTGGCCTAGCCAAAAATGCCACTGATCTTCAG AACTCGGGCATGTCGGAAGAGGAGCTGACCAAGGCCATGGAGGGTCTGGGCATGGATGAAGGGGATGGGGAAGGGAACATCCTCCCCATCATGCAGAGTATTATGCAAAACCTACTATCCAAGGATGTGTTGTACCCGTCACTGAAGGAGATCACAGAAAAG TATCCAGAGTGGTTGCAGAGTCACCGGGAATCTCTGCCTCCTGAACAGTTTGAAAAATATCAGGAGCAGCACAGTGTCATgggaaaaatatgtgaacaatttgaGGCAGAGACACCTACAGACAGTGAGGCCACTCAAAAGGCCCGTTTTGAGACGGTGCTAGATCTTATGCAGCAG cTACAGGATCTGGGTCATCCTCCAAAAGAACTGGCTGGGGAGATG CCTCCTGGCCTCAACTTTGACTTGGATGCCCTCAATCTCTCAGGCCcaccaggtgccagtggtgaacaATGTCTGATCATGTGA